A section of the Paenibacillus aurantius genome encodes:
- a CDS encoding cation diffusion facilitator family transporter, whose product MTTENTEAASSRQSAAAIWISLISNVALTVIKLAVGVLFKSQVLIADGIHNAGDVIATGAALSSMRVSKIPPDEDHPYGHGKAENVGAGVVAIILGLAALYMGYHSVLVLFEPPHAASVTALIAAFVSLVWKQGLYVYTMRIGKATNSKGLQATAYDHLADVYASLAAVVGIGLALVGDYLNISFLAYGDPVAGIIVAILILKLAVHMGREAVDVLMEKTIDLDQIRSYSELTLSIPSVKRIDRIRAREHGHYVIIDLRVSVPAELSIQEGHDISRQIKNTIQDRYSNVGEVLVHLNPWYGKKAAK is encoded by the coding sequence CAGCCTCATCAGCAACGTTGCCCTCACGGTGATCAAGCTCGCCGTAGGCGTTCTATTCAAGAGCCAGGTGCTCATCGCCGACGGCATTCATAATGCGGGGGACGTTATTGCAACGGGAGCCGCCCTCAGTTCCATGCGCGTCTCCAAAATCCCTCCCGATGAGGATCATCCCTACGGCCATGGCAAGGCCGAGAACGTCGGAGCCGGCGTCGTCGCCATTATCCTGGGCCTGGCCGCTCTATACATGGGCTACCACTCGGTGCTTGTGCTTTTTGAGCCTCCCCACGCCGCCTCGGTTACCGCCCTTATCGCTGCCTTCGTCTCCCTCGTCTGGAAGCAAGGGCTTTATGTGTATACGATGCGAATCGGCAAAGCCACGAACAGCAAAGGGCTTCAGGCTACCGCCTATGACCATTTGGCCGACGTCTATGCCTCCCTGGCCGCGGTCGTCGGAATCGGGCTGGCGCTTGTCGGGGATTACCTGAACATCTCTTTTCTCGCTTACGGGGATCCAGTGGCCGGAATCATCGTCGCCATCCTGATTCTGAAGCTCGCCGTGCACATGGGCCGGGAAGCGGTGGATGTGCTCATGGAGAAAACCATTGACCTCGATCAGATCCGGAGCTACTCGGAGCTGACCCTGTCGATCCCGAGCGTGAAGCGGATTGACCGGATCCGGGCGCGGGAGCACGGGCATTATGTCATCATCGACCTCCGGGTAAGCGTGCCCGCGGAGCTCAGCATCCAGGAAGGCCATGACATCTCCCGCCAAATCAAAAACACGATCCAGGACCGGTATTCCAATGTAGGGGAAGTGCTGGTTCACCTGAATCCCTGGTACGGCAAAAAAGCCGCCAAATAA
- the udk gene encoding uridine kinase, whose protein sequence is MLIIGIAGGTGSGKTTVARSVIDRLGSDRVTFVSQDNYYKDNPHLPLAEREKINYDHPLAFDNGLLIEHLKELAAGRPVHAPVYDFSLHARSVSDTLGLKPNNIVIIEGLHVLSDENLREMLDIKVFVDTDPDVRILRRVLRDIEERGRSIQSIHDQYINTVKPMHEAFIEPSKKYADLIIPEGGHNEVGIQLLSILTEKYLFGDRTWSGS, encoded by the coding sequence ATGCTGATCATCGGAATTGCCGGAGGCACCGGGTCCGGTAAAACAACGGTAGCCCGCTCGGTCATCGACCGGTTGGGATCGGACCGCGTAACGTTTGTGTCCCAGGACAATTACTATAAAGACAACCCTCACCTTCCTCTTGCGGAAAGGGAAAAAATCAATTACGACCATCCGCTTGCCTTCGACAACGGACTGCTGATCGAGCACTTGAAAGAATTGGCGGCCGGGCGGCCCGTCCATGCTCCGGTCTACGACTTCTCGCTTCATGCCCGCTCCGTCTCCGATACGCTCGGCTTGAAGCCGAACAACATCGTCATCATCGAAGGGCTGCATGTGCTGTCCGACGAGAACCTTCGCGAGATGCTCGACATCAAGGTGTTCGTGGACACGGACCCCGATGTGCGGATTCTTCGCCGGGTGTTGAGGGATATCGAGGAGCGCGGCCGGTCCATTCAGTCCATTCACGACCAGTACATCAACACGGTGAAGCCGATGCACGAGGCTTTTATCGAGCCATCCAAGAAGTACGCCGACCTGATTATCCCCGAAGGAGGACACAACGAAGTGGGCATCCAGCTTCTATCCATCCTGACGGAAAAATATTTGTTCGGAGACCGCACGTGGTCCGGGAGCTGA
- a CDS encoding dihydrofolate reductase family protein, whose translation MRKLILQMMLTVDGLYEGEGGDIGWHHVDEEFNVYAADFLRSVDGLVFGRITYEGMAAYWPTAYAMERDPVVAERMNKLPKYVATRTLTEAEWENTTLLRGNAAEEIARLKESPGKALALFGSSRLAVSLVQQGLIDEYRIFVNPLLLGRGSRFLQGLPVPRKLELLEAKAYRSGCVLLSYRPAG comes from the coding sequence ATGAGAAAGCTGATCCTGCAAATGATGCTAACAGTGGACGGTCTATATGAAGGGGAGGGCGGAGACATCGGCTGGCACCACGTGGACGAGGAGTTTAACGTGTACGCTGCTGATTTTCTCCGGTCCGTGGACGGGCTGGTGTTTGGCCGGATTACCTACGAGGGGATGGCGGCCTATTGGCCGACCGCCTACGCAATGGAGCGTGACCCGGTTGTAGCGGAGAGGATGAACAAGCTGCCCAAGTATGTCGCGACTAGAACCTTGACGGAGGCGGAATGGGAGAACACGACGCTGCTTAGGGGGAACGCGGCCGAAGAGATCGCGCGGCTGAAAGAGTCCCCGGGGAAAGCTCTCGCCCTATTCGGAAGCTCGCGCCTTGCCGTCTCTTTGGTGCAGCAGGGGCTGATCGACGAATACCGGATTTTTGTGAATCCCCTTCTGCTTGGAAGGGGAAGCCGATTTCTGCAAGGGCTGCCGGTTCCCCGGAAGCTGGAGCTGCTGGAGGCCAAAGCATACCGGTCCGGCTGCGTTCTTCTGAGCTACCGGCCTGCCGGGTGA
- a CDS encoding DUF4362 domain-containing protein has translation MKKMILGLVIGGLLGTAATVSATSGIEAFVYPVKLLINGKAQQVSAETPILNVNGHAYLPARFLAEASGNKIDYNHEEKSINLSEASSLLLPDSYSVEEALRNGDVVSSGTGTYNLKRLNAFLDSRNNGQRDWVRVTQFTIEGDPVLHSFYYDGTALRYEKDSRDGYGVKGMGGGYCQSAALVRSPEPGHLSLELKGCSPGDPTVSLQLTVKETGLAPKLTLDQAFLAEAAEGRLKGSAFGLGAGRKEMLDAWGEPHKTGTDQTEYSMWNEYAYFYWEPEDTVGAIKVYGEPVRFKVSEVKQVLGAPLSEEENASYANTWTLYYEAGDYQLFFNADSKDGTVKSLLYKKK, from the coding sequence ATGAAGAAAATGATTCTCGGCCTCGTCATAGGAGGCTTGCTGGGAACGGCGGCCACGGTTTCGGCCACGAGCGGTATAGAAGCGTTTGTCTATCCCGTGAAGCTGCTCATTAACGGAAAGGCGCAGCAGGTTTCCGCGGAAACCCCGATCTTGAACGTGAACGGCCATGCTTACCTGCCTGCGCGCTTTCTGGCGGAAGCCTCCGGGAATAAGATCGATTATAACCACGAGGAGAAAAGCATCAACCTAAGCGAGGCGTCCTCGCTCCTCCTTCCCGACAGCTATTCCGTAGAGGAGGCCTTGCGGAACGGAGACGTCGTTTCCAGTGGAACGGGAACTTACAACCTGAAGCGGTTGAATGCCTTTCTCGACAGTAGGAACAACGGACAGCGGGACTGGGTTCGGGTCACGCAGTTCACGATAGAAGGCGATCCGGTCCTGCACAGCTTCTATTATGACGGCACTGCCTTGCGGTATGAAAAGGATTCCCGTGACGGCTACGGAGTCAAGGGCATGGGGGGCGGCTACTGCCAGTCGGCCGCTCTGGTCCGGAGTCCGGAGCCGGGCCACCTTTCCTTGGAGCTCAAGGGCTGCTCGCCCGGGGACCCAACGGTCTCTCTCCAGCTTACGGTGAAGGAAACCGGACTCGCTCCGAAGCTCACGCTGGATCAAGCCTTTCTCGCCGAAGCGGCCGAGGGCAGGCTGAAGGGCTCGGCTTTTGGCCTGGGAGCCGGCCGCAAGGAGATGCTGGATGCCTGGGGAGAGCCCCATAAGACGGGGACCGACCAGACGGAATACTCCATGTGGAACGAGTATGCTTACTTCTACTGGGAGCCGGAAGATACGGTAGGGGCTATCAAGGTATACGGCGAGCCGGTCCGGTTCAAGGTGAGCGAGGTGAAGCAGGTTCTGGGTGCTCCTCTCTCCGAAGAGGAGAACGCTTCTTATGCGAATACGTGGACCTTGTACTACGAGGCCGGAGACTACCAGCTGTTCTTCAACGCGGACAGCAAGGACGGCACGGTAAAGTCGCTTCTGTACAAGAAAAAGTGA
- a CDS encoding SRPBCC family protein, with product MTPPAPQSSGKPVGLTASAGYQIGVRRTLPLSPEKAWTSLTSREGLRLWLGDWPEPQVAAGVRYETREGHSGEFRIVKPGQQLRLTWQPKHWASPSTVQIRLLSSHPEKTTISFHQEKLADAEAREAMKRHWEEALAALAAPAAGG from the coding sequence GTGACTCCTCCTGCACCACAATCTTCAGGCAAGCCGGTCGGCCTTACCGCATCCGCCGGCTACCAGATCGGCGTCAGGCGGACGCTGCCGCTCTCTCCGGAGAAGGCATGGACAAGCCTCACCTCGCGGGAAGGGCTGCGTCTCTGGCTGGGGGACTGGCCGGAGCCCCAGGTGGCGGCCGGTGTCCGGTACGAGACGCGGGAAGGCCATAGCGGCGAGTTCCGCATCGTGAAGCCCGGGCAGCAGCTTCGCCTCACCTGGCAGCCGAAGCACTGGGCCTCCCCGTCCACGGTGCAGATCCGGCTGCTCTCTTCCCACCCGGAGAAGACGACGATCAGCTTCCATCAGGAGAAGCTGGCCGACGCCGAAGCCCGGGAAGCGATGAAGCGGCACTGGGAAGAGGCGCTTGCCGCCTTGGCCGCCCCGGCCGCCGGAGGATAA
- a CDS encoding YCF48-related protein encodes MTFRFKSLALVPGLVLALSLAGCQGGEKPAGGSPSASPSAPAVTAAPSPSAAAPTAAPTTAPGSPAPKPTGVGQPLQAAGEVTAVRLADPQSGWTAGNGWIAHTADGGQHWESQYTGDGKVTQLFALNGQKAWAVTDKGQLLATTDGGASWKAAGQVPNQGFLHFVSDTEAFAGNARSTDGGKTWTTLKAPAGIVGDAYFHDKANGWAVTASPDKAIIQRTTDGGAAWKPVKELKLAAAITGTVIRSAGEDDAWVELIGQSGMTQTSYSLFHTTDGGKAWKTVLANSTAGGGPAPGFPLNYNDGPKNNGSKPGMLYVVNRTAAFMGGYCPACDNPNSVGKTTDGGATWVNGKDSVPGTSGALLAMADASKGWLITNDASQPSVFYTTTDGGSHWTKVSSFPPAKKAS; translated from the coding sequence ATGACCTTTCGCTTCAAATCGTTAGCTCTCGTGCCAGGTCTCGTCCTGGCACTGTCTCTTGCAGGCTGCCAGGGAGGGGAGAAGCCGGCCGGCGGCTCCCCGTCGGCCTCGCCGTCCGCTCCGGCCGTAACCGCGGCGCCTTCCCCATCGGCTGCGGCCCCTACGGCCGCTCCCACGACCGCTCCCGGCTCGCCTGCTCCCAAGCCGACCGGTGTTGGGCAGCCCCTTCAAGCGGCCGGGGAAGTCACCGCGGTCCGCTTGGCGGATCCCCAGTCCGGCTGGACGGCCGGTAACGGCTGGATCGCCCATACGGCGGACGGCGGCCAGCATTGGGAAAGCCAATACACGGGCGACGGGAAGGTTACGCAGCTGTTTGCGCTTAACGGGCAGAAGGCCTGGGCCGTGACTGACAAAGGCCAGCTGCTCGCCACGACGGACGGCGGAGCCTCTTGGAAGGCCGCGGGCCAGGTGCCCAATCAGGGTTTCCTCCATTTTGTTTCGGATACGGAGGCCTTTGCGGGCAATGCCCGTAGCACCGACGGCGGCAAAACGTGGACCACGCTGAAGGCTCCGGCCGGTATCGTCGGCGATGCTTACTTCCACGACAAAGCCAACGGCTGGGCGGTCACCGCCTCCCCCGACAAGGCGATCATTCAGCGGACAACGGACGGCGGGGCCGCCTGGAAGCCGGTCAAGGAGCTTAAGCTGGCGGCCGCCATTACCGGAACCGTGATCCGCTCCGCCGGAGAGGACGACGCGTGGGTCGAGTTAATCGGGCAATCGGGTATGACCCAGACCTCCTATTCCCTCTTCCACACGACGGACGGAGGCAAGGCCTGGAAAACGGTTCTGGCCAACTCCACGGCTGGAGGCGGCCCGGCCCCCGGCTTCCCTCTGAACTACAATGACGGGCCTAAGAACAACGGTTCGAAGCCCGGCATGCTGTACGTCGTGAACCGCACGGCGGCTTTCATGGGCGGCTACTGCCCGGCCTGTGACAACCCGAACTCGGTCGGCAAGACGACCGACGGCGGAGCCACCTGGGTCAACGGCAAGGACAGCGTACCCGGCACCTCCGGGGCTCTGCTGGCCATGGCCGACGCCTCCAAAGGCTGGTTGATCACGAACGACGCGTCCCAGCCATCCGTCTTCTATACGACGACGGATGGGGGCTCCCATTGGACGAAGGTGTCCTCCTTCCCTCCGGCCAAGAAAGCGTCCTGA
- a CDS encoding alpha/beta hydrolase — translation MNYVENEWRSADGTPLFACEWTPSGRGEVKAVVGLVHGMGEHMGRYRHVAAMLTEEGYAVLGFDNYGHGKTPGKRGHAPSYDALLSGIDLMRKEAADRYPGLPVFLYGHSMGGNVTLNYLLRRKPALAGAIVTGPWLKLAFQPPVLQAAVGKVLERLYPKFTNSRPMNAEHLTTDPELMKRYVEDELGHGDITAGFFFGVQRAGSWALQHAGELQLPLLLMHGGSDKVTSIHASRQFAEKAGPLCEFLEWPGFRHELQNELKREEVFAVMRGWLRNRLEAFSGEAAK, via the coding sequence ATGAATTATGTCGAGAACGAATGGAGAAGCGCGGACGGAACACCGTTGTTCGCCTGCGAATGGACCCCGTCCGGACGCGGAGAGGTCAAGGCGGTAGTCGGTCTCGTCCACGGCATGGGCGAGCATATGGGCCGGTACCGCCACGTGGCGGCGATGCTTACGGAAGAAGGCTATGCCGTCCTTGGCTTCGACAACTACGGCCACGGGAAGACACCCGGCAAACGTGGACATGCCCCTTCCTATGACGCCCTTCTGAGCGGAATCGACCTCATGCGGAAAGAAGCCGCGGACCGGTATCCCGGGCTTCCCGTCTTCCTGTATGGTCACAGCATGGGCGGCAACGTCACCCTGAATTACCTGCTCCGCCGCAAGCCCGCCCTGGCCGGGGCGATCGTGACGGGACCCTGGCTCAAGCTCGCCTTCCAGCCGCCGGTGCTGCAGGCGGCGGTGGGTAAGGTGCTCGAGCGCCTCTACCCGAAATTCACGAACTCCCGTCCGATGAACGCCGAGCACCTGACCACCGACCCCGAGCTGATGAAGCGCTATGTCGAGGACGAGCTCGGCCACGGGGATATTACGGCGGGCTTCTTCTTCGGCGTTCAGCGGGCCGGAAGCTGGGCTCTTCAGCATGCCGGGGAGCTCCAGTTGCCTCTATTGCTCATGCATGGAGGGAGCGACAAGGTCACGTCCATCCATGCGAGCCGGCAGTTTGCGGAGAAGGCGGGGCCTCTCTGCGAGTTTCTGGAATGGCCGGGCTTCCGGCATGAGCTTCAGAACGAGCTTAAGCGCGAGGAGGTCTTCGCCGTCATGCGCGGCTGGCTGCGCAACCGCCTGGAGGCCTTCTCCGGAGAGGCGGCCAAGTAA
- a CDS encoding family 78 glycoside hydrolase catalytic domain has protein sequence MNPHAPNNVAGKQAPFQVDTLRVNDGDRPLGLDRERPRFSWQLKSEAGGMDSGASQIWVATDRELLEKGQADVWDSGKCENRSTHAYYEGPRLKSASRYWWKAAVWSSSGRRCDSEPAPFDTGLYPEDWKAHWIWSSGQVQTNDYAYFRKEIVVNKRAAYAKLFVSAHNTAQVFVNGKRVGGFGSPAPTNPQKRKYYLSYDVTDLLTDGPNCLSAIAHYLGGSGQNYVNGLPGFRLQLELVEENGARQTWITDPSWETLKEIPHAANMPYQQNRRMSSIEAYDARKLQPGWQLPGFDEGLCRKAVMAGIPGPDWPMQWQEIPEGTVEEILTPREVTPPGTPVGRQVFDTGLIVSGWPRIRLPGLPGITVQLRYSEDLDEEGFVKHNVCNEKQDRYYDQYTMQGGGQENWQPNLSYKAFRYVEVTGYPEPLAAGEHVQIVFAHTDIDLVGSFRCSNELLNEFYEAAIQTQKNNVLGQVVDCPHREQAQYLADSDLQAEVLLYNFDSRSVLEKVLSDFADSQLEDGTFPFVYPTNYDHPDFHLQIPEWDLHFGTLLWKLYWHSGDSRVLERYYETAKRMVDYYLGTADPETGLAPIGKGWHISDWPYPTVDHSPEFLTVQNIKLLQAVRIVAAAAEQTGHPDDFSAYNSLSIKLGRSIVEHLYDAGKKCYVDGLGSSAAHQGVNGLALYAGLVPEADVPVVADYIARSDWEARTVLSLPLLRAMFENGKGEEAFRLIAREEYPGWGYMIRQGAKTLWEGWNDIESHCHAWNGYPVRLLQEYVTGIHASSPGFAEVTIRPFVPEGLHFAEASVPTSRGMLRVRWERIPQAPDPVFRLELDIPAAMTARLSLDLMPIAGSLTLTEAEGAEIPPVASREYELAPGRYTLLVSRLG, from the coding sequence ATGAATCCACACGCACCCAATAACGTGGCAGGGAAGCAAGCCCCTTTCCAGGTGGACACCCTGCGAGTGAATGATGGGGATCGGCCCCTTGGGTTGGACCGCGAGCGGCCGCGCTTCTCCTGGCAGCTGAAGAGTGAAGCGGGAGGAATGGACAGCGGGGCGTCCCAGATATGGGTAGCGACAGACCGGGAGCTCCTGGAGAAGGGACAGGCGGATGTCTGGGACAGCGGCAAGTGCGAGAACCGGTCTACTCACGCCTATTATGAGGGGCCCCGCCTGAAAAGCGCATCGCGATACTGGTGGAAGGCGGCAGTCTGGAGCTCCTCGGGCAGGCGATGCGACTCTGAGCCGGCCCCTTTTGATACAGGCTTGTATCCGGAGGATTGGAAGGCCCATTGGATTTGGAGCTCGGGGCAGGTTCAGACCAACGATTATGCCTATTTCCGCAAAGAAATCGTGGTGAACAAGCGGGCGGCTTACGCCAAGCTTTTTGTGTCAGCCCACAATACCGCACAGGTTTTTGTAAACGGCAAGAGGGTAGGGGGCTTCGGTTCCCCGGCCCCAACGAATCCGCAGAAGCGCAAATACTATCTGTCCTATGACGTGACCGATCTGCTGACGGATGGTCCCAACTGCTTAAGCGCTATTGCCCATTACCTGGGCGGATCCGGACAAAATTATGTCAACGGGCTTCCCGGATTCCGTCTGCAGCTGGAGCTCGTGGAGGAAAACGGCGCCCGGCAAACCTGGATAACCGATCCTTCCTGGGAGACGCTTAAGGAAATTCCGCATGCCGCGAACATGCCCTATCAGCAAAACCGCCGGATGTCCTCCATTGAGGCTTATGATGCGCGCAAGCTCCAGCCGGGCTGGCAGCTTCCCGGTTTCGACGAGGGGCTGTGCCGGAAAGCTGTGATGGCCGGCATTCCCGGGCCGGACTGGCCCATGCAATGGCAGGAGATCCCGGAGGGTACGGTGGAGGAGATCCTAACCCCTCGGGAGGTTACGCCACCCGGCACCCCGGTTGGACGACAGGTGTTCGATACCGGCCTCATCGTCTCGGGCTGGCCCCGAATCCGGCTCCCCGGCCTTCCCGGCATTACGGTACAATTGAGGTATTCCGAGGATTTGGACGAAGAGGGTTTCGTTAAGCATAATGTCTGCAACGAGAAGCAGGACCGCTATTATGATCAATATACGATGCAGGGCGGAGGACAGGAGAACTGGCAGCCCAACCTTTCCTACAAGGCTTTCCGGTATGTGGAGGTCACCGGTTATCCGGAACCGCTCGCTGCGGGGGAACATGTGCAGATCGTTTTTGCCCATACGGATATCGACTTGGTGGGCAGCTTCCGCTGCTCCAACGAGCTGTTGAATGAGTTCTATGAGGCAGCCATCCAGACGCAGAAAAACAACGTGCTGGGACAGGTCGTCGATTGTCCGCACCGGGAGCAGGCGCAGTACCTGGCGGATTCCGACCTGCAGGCGGAGGTCCTGCTCTACAATTTCGACTCCCGTTCCGTACTGGAGAAGGTACTCAGCGATTTTGCCGATTCCCAGCTGGAAGATGGAACGTTCCCATTCGTATACCCTACCAATTACGACCATCCGGACTTTCATCTGCAAATTCCGGAGTGGGACCTGCATTTCGGTACGCTGCTATGGAAGCTGTACTGGCATAGCGGGGATAGTCGAGTGCTCGAACGATACTATGAAACGGCCAAGCGAATGGTTGACTACTATCTCGGGACGGCCGACCCGGAGACGGGATTGGCGCCCATCGGCAAAGGCTGGCATATCAGCGATTGGCCTTATCCGACCGTCGATCACAGCCCGGAATTTCTGACGGTGCAGAACATCAAGCTGCTTCAGGCGGTTCGAATCGTCGCCGCCGCGGCGGAACAAACCGGACATCCGGATGACTTCTCGGCCTATAACAGCCTTTCCATCAAGCTGGGCCGCAGCATAGTGGAGCATCTGTATGACGCTGGGAAAAAATGTTACGTGGATGGCCTCGGCTCATCAGCCGCGCACCAGGGGGTTAATGGTCTGGCTCTCTATGCCGGACTGGTCCCGGAGGCGGATGTGCCGGTAGTCGCCGATTATATCGCCCGTTCGGACTGGGAGGCGAGAACCGTGCTGTCGCTGCCCCTGCTGCGGGCCATGTTCGAGAACGGAAAGGGAGAGGAAGCTTTCCGGCTTATCGCACGCGAAGAGTATCCCGGGTGGGGGTATATGATCCGGCAGGGAGCCAAAACGCTATGGGAAGGCTGGAACGATATCGAGTCGCACTGCCATGCCTGGAACGGCTATCCTGTTCGGCTGCTGCAGGAATATGTGACCGGAATCCACGCGAGTTCCCCCGGCTTTGCCGAGGTAACGATCCGTCCCTTCGTTCCGGAAGGGCTTCACTTCGCGGAGGCGAGCGTACCCACCAGCCGCGGTATGCTTCGGGTCAGGTGGGAGCGCATTCCACAAGCGCCCGATCCTGTCTTTCGGCTGGAGCTGGATATTCCCGCCGCCATGACAGCCCGGCTGAGCTTGGATTTAATGCCCATTGCCGGTAGTTTGACTCTGACCGAAGCGGAAGGAGCCGAAATCCCGCCGGTTGCCAGCCGGGAATACGAACTGGCGCCCGGGCGGTATACCCTTCTTGTGTCCCGGCTTGGCTAG
- a CDS encoding DUF6528 family protein, whose protein sequence is MAADYPIAVTDQASKRIIVLDSDTTNILWEWSPEGEDGSETPGWGLPSDVKLRDHESYGGLCLVVTDSYGLAAIVPYSSRKTMSWSLVVGGNPHAAELLPDGNLAVAASDGGWVRVYTSSQGSNSTAYAEFPLPGAHGVLWDPERKLLWAVGDDRLAAFSVGGAPHAPVLSRVQEKKLPTLWGHDLSPVFGDTDLLWVTTNSGVYQYKKSTGTWSSRYPGSEQANRGFVKSMGNQPTGAIIQTVPKEGALYAWGTDTADLFLPDRKLVLPETSVYKARIWSPHYQ, encoded by the coding sequence ATGGCGGCAGACTATCCGATCGCGGTTACCGACCAGGCATCCAAGAGGATCATCGTCCTGGATTCGGATACAACGAACATTCTATGGGAGTGGTCTCCTGAAGGGGAGGATGGCTCCGAAACTCCCGGTTGGGGACTGCCTTCCGATGTCAAGCTTCGGGATCACGAAAGCTACGGCGGTCTCTGCCTGGTCGTAACGGATTCCTATGGACTGGCGGCGATTGTTCCCTACTCATCCAGGAAAACGATGAGTTGGTCCCTGGTGGTGGGGGGAAACCCGCACGCGGCTGAATTGCTGCCGGATGGGAATCTGGCCGTCGCGGCGAGCGATGGAGGGTGGGTTAGGGTCTATACGTCCTCTCAGGGATCGAATTCCACAGCTTATGCGGAATTCCCGCTGCCCGGGGCGCATGGCGTGCTTTGGGATCCGGAGAGGAAGCTTTTATGGGCGGTGGGGGACGACCGGTTGGCAGCCTTCTCGGTTGGAGGGGCCCCGCACGCTCCTGTGTTGAGCCGGGTTCAGGAGAAGAAGCTTCCGACCCTTTGGGGGCACGACCTGTCACCCGTGTTCGGGGATACGGATCTCCTATGGGTAACAACCAACAGTGGAGTGTACCAGTATAAGAAGTCGACCGGTACATGGTCATCCCGATATCCCGGTTCCGAGCAGGCAAACCGCGGCTTCGTCAAAAGTATGGGGAATCAGCCTACCGGAGCGATCATTCAGACCGTTCCCAAGGAAGGGGCTCTATACGCTTGGGGGACGGATACCGCAGACCTCTTCTTACCGGATCGAAAGCTTGTTCTGCCCGAGACTTCGGTTTACAAGGCGCGTATTTGGAGTCCGCATTATCAGTAA
- a CDS encoding sugar phosphate isomerase/epimerase family protein: MKTAKDKNSQNSWKIGTSYSLANPIDLNAVKEAGQECMELTWQPLDIMDPEVKSACDQVVRQAAELGIEIWSLHIPFGTEWDPSQEDPSIRERVVSKVHTVLSYAQEWGIRTAVFHPSWEPIAPDERAKRLEAARITLGLLSRDAAGLGVRLAAECLPRTCLGHSADEMEYLVSGNPELGVCCDVNHLFKESPQQFIERLGHRIVTTHISDNDGTDEKHWLPGDGIIQWDAVLEALRKVGYGGPIMHEVRRPNPHELMDNWKNRIEAKVR, encoded by the coding sequence ATGAAAACGGCCAAGGATAAGAACAGCCAGAATTCCTGGAAGATCGGTACTTCTTACAGCCTGGCTAATCCCATCGACCTGAATGCGGTGAAGGAAGCCGGGCAGGAGTGCATGGAGCTGACGTGGCAGCCCCTGGACATTATGGATCCGGAGGTCAAAAGCGCCTGTGACCAGGTCGTCCGCCAGGCAGCCGAGCTGGGAATCGAAATCTGGTCCCTGCATATCCCGTTCGGAACGGAATGGGATCCGTCTCAGGAGGATCCCTCCATCCGCGAACGAGTGGTGAGTAAGGTACATACCGTATTGTCTTATGCTCAAGAATGGGGAATCCGCACAGCCGTCTTTCATCCGAGCTGGGAGCCTATCGCTCCGGACGAAAGGGCGAAGCGGTTGGAAGCGGCCCGAATCACGCTTGGTCTACTGTCCCGGGATGCGGCCGGCTTAGGTGTCCGCTTGGCAGCGGAGTGCCTTCCCCGTACTTGTCTCGGCCATTCGGCAGACGAGATGGAATATTTGGTTTCCGGTAATCCCGAGCTTGGCGTTTGCTGCGACGTCAATCATTTGTTTAAAGAATCCCCCCAGCAATTCATTGAACGGTTGGGCCATCGGATCGTTACGACCCATATTTCGGATAACGACGGTACGGATGAGAAGCATTGGCTGCCCGGGGACGGAATCATTCAATGGGATGCTGTGCTGGAAGCCTTGAGGAAGGTAGGGTACGGGGGACCGATCATGCACGAGGTTAGAAGGCCGAATCCCCATGAACTCATGGACAATTGGAAGAATCGGATCGAAGCAAAAGTCAGATAG